The Beijerinckiaceae bacterium genome has a window encoding:
- a CDS encoding TonB-dependent receptor: MPKETAMLFAPHGWVKMSALILTLAGAPAFAETPVPAPQNPADAGTISLDSVEVISEALDAARLQIQPSLGASTYYFGPEALQTIPQGENAPLNQILLQMPGVAQDSFGQVHVRGDHANVQFRINGVQLPEGLSVFGQALETRFAHSISLLTGALPAQYGFRTAGVLDIQTKTGLTNPGLAVSMYGGSFNWLQPSFEYGGSYGPVNWFFTGDYLGNDRGIENSAATFNALHDATQQLHGFAYMSGIVDPDTRVSLMGGAFNGRFQIPNNPGQVAALGLNVLGAKSFNSTLLNEVQHEATQFGVLSLQKHIGDVDLQLSAFVRNSVLSFSPDTLGDLLYNGITPFARRSSLAEGVQADASWRINDSHTLRGGFLGQVETIAFDNNSFVLPVDAAGGQTSNVPLGILDNGGRTGGLYGFYLQDEWRLLPALTLNYGFRFDGVNEFTNETQLSPRVNLVLNATDTTTVHAGYSRYFVPPPFELVSPNTVALFNNTTAAAATQRDDIVKAERSHYFDVGINQIIVPGLTVGLDGYYKLATNLLDEGQFGAPIILSAFNYAKAYVAGAVFTVSYDQGPWSIYGNAAYSRAMGTDINSAQFNIPPDELAYIAQNYIHLDHDQTWTGSAGIAYTFNQGTKYQTRVSADLLAQSGLRSGTPTVPNGGSLPAYAVVNASIVQKLDLGIWQGTELRIDVLNIGDSIYQIRDGSGVGVGAPQFGIRRAILAGLTQRF, encoded by the coding sequence TGCGAGCACGTATTACTTCGGCCCGGAAGCTCTGCAGACGATTCCACAAGGCGAAAATGCCCCCTTGAATCAGATACTGCTGCAGATGCCCGGCGTCGCGCAGGACAGTTTCGGTCAGGTTCACGTGCGCGGCGATCACGCCAATGTCCAATTCAGGATCAATGGCGTGCAATTGCCCGAGGGGCTTTCGGTGTTTGGGCAAGCGCTCGAAACCCGCTTCGCCCACAGCATTTCGCTGCTCACCGGCGCCTTGCCGGCGCAATATGGATTTCGGACCGCGGGCGTTTTAGACATTCAGACCAAGACCGGGCTGACCAACCCAGGTCTTGCAGTCTCGATGTATGGCGGAAGCTTCAATTGGCTGCAGCCGAGCTTCGAATATGGCGGAAGCTATGGTCCAGTCAATTGGTTCTTCACCGGCGATTATTTGGGAAACGATCGCGGCATCGAAAATTCGGCTGCGACCTTCAATGCGCTGCATGACGCGACCCAGCAACTTCACGGTTTCGCGTATATGTCGGGCATTGTCGATCCGGATACGCGGGTCAGCCTGATGGGCGGCGCCTTCAACGGTCGCTTCCAAATCCCCAACAATCCGGGCCAGGTCGCCGCTCTCGGCCTCAATGTGCTTGGCGCGAAATCGTTCAACAGCACTCTGCTGAACGAGGTTCAGCATGAGGCCACGCAATTTGGCGTGTTATCGCTGCAAAAGCACATCGGCGATGTTGATTTGCAGCTCTCGGCTTTTGTCCGCAACAGTGTTCTGTCCTTCAGCCCGGACACGCTCGGCGATCTTCTCTATAATGGAATCACTCCCTTTGCGCGACGGTCCAGTCTGGCCGAAGGCGTTCAGGCCGATGCCAGTTGGCGGATCAATGACAGCCATACCTTGCGGGGCGGTTTTCTCGGGCAGGTGGAGACCATCGCGTTCGACAATAATTCCTTTGTGCTGCCTGTCGACGCGGCGGGCGGGCAGACATCGAATGTGCCGCTCGGCATCCTCGATAATGGCGGACGGACCGGCGGCCTTTACGGCTTTTACCTTCAAGATGAATGGCGGCTCTTGCCGGCTCTCACCCTCAACTATGGCTTTCGCTTCGACGGGGTCAATGAGTTCACCAATGAAACGCAGCTCAGCCCGCGCGTGAACCTGGTCCTGAACGCGACCGACACCACGACAGTCCATGCCGGCTATTCACGCTATTTCGTGCCGCCGCCTTTTGAGCTCGTCTCGCCGAACACGGTCGCACTCTTCAACAATACAACGGCTGCCGCTGCCACTCAGCGGGACGACATTGTCAAGGCGGAGCGGTCGCATTATTTCGATGTCGGGATCAACCAAATTATCGTTCCTGGGCTCACCGTCGGACTCGATGGCTATTACAAGCTGGCGACAAACCTGCTCGATGAAGGCCAATTCGGCGCCCCGATCATTTTGTCCGCATTCAACTATGCCAAGGCCTATGTCGCCGGCGCGGTATTCACCGTAAGCTACGACCAGGGGCCGTGGTCGATCTATGGCAACGCCGCCTATTCCCGCGCGATGGGAACGGACATCAACTCCGCGCAATTCAATATTCCACCGGACGAACTCGCCTATATCGCACAAAATTACATCCATCTCGACCATGACCAGACATGGACCGGTTCTGCGGGAATTGCCTACACGTTCAACCAGGGCACAAAGTACCAAACCCGTGTGTCGGCGGATTTATTGGCTCAAAGCGGCTTGCGGTCAGGCACACCCACTGTGCCAAATGGCGGGTCGCTGCCTGCTTATGCGGTCGTCAACGCCAGCATCGTCCAAAAACTCGATCTCGGGATCTGGCAAGGAACGGAATTGCGAATTGATGTCTTGAATATCGGCGACAGCATCTATCAAATCCGCGATGGCTCAGGGGTTGGCGTCGGCGCGCCGCAATTCGGCATCCGCCGCGCCATTCTGGCAGGGCTGACCCAGCGATTTTGA